The Azospirillaceae bacterium nucleotide sequence GCATGGACGAGGCCAAGCGCCTGCTCCATGCCCACCGCATTGAAAAGCTGGTGGTGGTGGACGATGCCGGGCGCTGCATCGGCCTGATCACCGTCAAGGACATCGAGAAGGCGCAGCTCTATCCCAACGCCTGCAAGGACGAGAAGGGCCGGCTGCGCGTCGCCGCCGCCACCGGGACCGGACCCGACGGGCTGCGCCGGGCCGAGGCCCTGTTCGATGCCGGCGTGGACGTGCTGGTCATCGACACCGCGCATGGCCATTCCGACAAGGTGCTGCAGTCCGTCGCGACGGCCCGCAAGCTGACGAACTACACCCAGATCGTCGCCGGCAACGTGGCCACCGCCGAAGGGGCCAAGGCGCTGATCGACGCCGGGGCGGACGCGGTGAAGGTCGGCATCGGGCCGGGCTCCATCTGCACCACCCGCATCGTGGCGGGCGTCGGAGTGCCCCAGCTCACGGCCATCATGGAGGCCGTCGAGGCCGCTCACGCCGCGGACATTCCGGTGATCGCCGACGGCGGCATCAAGTTCTCGGGTGACCTTGCCAAGGCCCTGGCGGCAGGCGCCTCCTGCGCCATGGTGGGTTCGCTGCTCGCGGGCACGGACGAGACCCCCGGCGAGGTCTTCCTATACCAGGGCCGCTCCTACAAGGCCTATCGGGGCATGGGCTCGGTGGGCGCAATGGCCCGCGGCTCGGCGGACCGTTACTTCCAGGCGGAGGTTCGCGACACCCTCAAGCTCGTGCCGGAAGGCGTCGAGGGGCAGGTGGCCTATAAGGGACCGGTCTCGGGCGTGCTCCACCAGCTCACCGGCGGCCTTCGCGCCTCCATGGGATATGTGGGCGCGGCGACGTTGCAGGAGTTCCGCGAGAGGGCCCAGTTCATCCGCATCTCCAGCGCCGGTCTGCGCGAGAGCCACGTCCATGACGTAACGATCACTCGGGAAAGCCCCAACTACCCGACGCGGAGCTGAGAGCGACCCGAGTTCCGGCCCATGAGCGTCACCGCCGTCCTCCTGCCCGTCTTCGCCCAGAT carries:
- the guaB gene encoding IMP dehydrogenase, translated to MARDVPFRDAFTFDDVLLVPAASSVLPTDVETRTRLTRSIELGIPLMSAAMDTVTESSLAIAMAQAGGIGVVHRNMDIARQAEEVRRVKRFESGMVVNPITIHPNATLADALGVMADQRISGIPVVEPTTRADGAGRLVGILTNRDVRFATDPRQPISELMTREVVTVREGVGMDEAKRLLHAHRIEKLVVVDDAGRCIGLITVKDIEKAQLYPNACKDEKGRLRVAAATGTGPDGLRRAEALFDAGVDVLVIDTAHGHSDKVLQSVATARKLTNYTQIVAGNVATAEGAKALIDAGADAVKVGIGPGSICTTRIVAGVGVPQLTAIMEAVEAAHAADIPVIADGGIKFSGDLAKALAAGASCAMVGSLLAGTDETPGEVFLYQGRSYKAYRGMGSVGAMARGSADRYFQAEVRDTLKLVPEGVEGQVAYKGPVSGVLHQLTGGLRASMGYVGAATLQEFRERAQFIRISSAGLRESHVHDVTITRESPNYPTRS